The Geobacter metallireducens GS-15 region GGATGGGAAGTTGCACCAAGGCCGCTGATCTGGCTACGGCGTGTGCGAGTTTTGGCATGACTTGGGGCGGAAACAACTGCGTGACGCCCATACCTGACCAGCTAACCTGCGAACAACGCTCTAATCTTTTTTGGTCGGGAAGCAGTTGCCTGGTGAGCACCGACGCGCTAGGGGCGAGTGCCTGCCAGGGCGGATCGTACTACGACGCAGCCAGTGGCAAATGCGTCGTGATGGGACAAATGCAGGACACGTGTGGTATCGCTGGAGGGACCTGGACCACCGCTCGCACCGACTACTCGTCAATGCCGGCCCAGATGGGTGCATTCCGCGATCTGCTCGCCTTGCAGGAAGACATCAATATCATTGATTTTGAACGGATGAGCATCTGGCAGGGGGCGGGGGCAAACCCGACCGGAGCGGAAGAAGCTGCCGCAAAGCTTGCATTCGAGCAAAACCTGGCCTCCATCAAGAATAACATTGCCGCCACCACCAACGGCACCACGTCCATAACCGCCGAGCAGAAGGCAGCCATCGTCAAGCTGATCATGCAGCCCAGTATGGACTGAAAGAGCGCGGGGGACGGCTACCACCGTCCCCCGCAAAATATATTTTCGTCTCAGTGCCAGCGTCTCCAACGGCAATATCCGGGTCGGGGTCGGCCCGAGCTGATTTCTTGCCTCACCGCCTCAGGGGAAATTTGTCCGCCGCTCTCCTCTCCGCGTCTGCTATACTCTTTCCCCATGGACCCCATGACCGACATCCCCGGCTTTCCGGCGGCGCGCCCCCTTTTCCTCGCCGACAAGCCCTTCTTCGCCGCCGTTTTTGCCGAACTCCAGCCCCGGGTCTCGGAGCTTACCTTTGCCAATCTCTACCTCTTCCGGGAGGCCCATGACTATCGGCTCACCCGGGTGGGTGACTCCCCCGTGGTGCTCGGAAAGGGGTACGACGGCGAGGAGTACTTCCTCCCTCCCCTCGGTGGAGATGTGGCTGGTGCCCTCCGGGTGCTCCTTGATGCAGGGATGACCCTCTACGGGGCCGACGAGCCCTTTGTGTCCCGGTACCTGGCCGTCGGGGGGGTGGCCGTGGAGGAAGACCGGGATGCCTTTGACTACCTCCACCTCCGGCAGGCACTGGCGGAACTCCCCGGCAACCGCTTCCACAAAAAGAAAAACCGGATCAACTATTTCACCGCTCGGCATTCCTTCAGCGTGGTTCTTTACGGCGAGGCCCACCGCGATGGCTGCCTGGCGCTCCTCGACGAGTGGCGCCGGGTCCGCAACGGTATCGACAGCCCTTCCCTGGAACTGGAGACGAAGGCAGGGGCGGAGGCCCTCATGCTCGCGGACCGCCTCGGCCTCGAAGGGGTGGTGGTGCTCGTGGAGGGAGGGGTGGCTGCCTTCGCCCTGGGGGAGCGGCTCAATCGCGACACGTCGGTCTGCCATTTCGAGAAGAACGATCCGTTCATGGAAGGGGTTTCCCAACTGGTGGACCGGGAGTTCAACCGGCTCCTCTTCACCGACTGCACCTGGACGAACCGCGAGCAGGACCTGGGGGAACCGGGGCTGCGGGCGGCGAAGCTCTCCTACCATCCGGATGAACTGGTGAAGAAGTATCGGGCACGCA contains the following coding sequences:
- a CDS encoding DUF2156 domain-containing protein, with protein sequence MTDIPGFPAARPLFLADKPFFAAVFAELQPRVSELTFANLYLFREAHDYRLTRVGDSPVVLGKGYDGEEYFLPPLGGDVAGALRVLLDAGMTLYGADEPFVSRYLAVGGVAVEEDRDAFDYLHLRQALAELPGNRFHKKKNRINYFTARHSFSVVLYGEAHRDGCLALLDEWRRVRNGIDSPSLELETKAGAEALMLADRLGLEGVVVLVEGGVAAFALGERLNRDTSVCHFEKNDPFMEGVSQLVDREFNRLLFTDCTWTNREQDLGEPGLRAAKLSYHPDELVKKYRARRV